One Chionomys nivalis chromosome 4, mChiNiv1.1, whole genome shotgun sequence genomic region harbors:
- the LOC130873467 gene encoding olfactory receptor 147-like, with the protein MTSANDSSVKEFILLGLTQQPELQLPLFFLFLGIYVVSMVGNLGLIVLIVLSPHLHTPMYYFLFNLSFTDLCYSSVITPKMLVSFVKQNTISHAECMTQIFFFCFFSIDECYILTAMAYDRYVAICKPLLYHVNMSHDICHLMMVGAYVMGIVGAIANTGSVLSLTFCDGNIINHYMCDIPPLRKLSCTNTYINELVIFIVVGVNVTVPSLTIFISYTLILSNILGIRSAEGRSKAFSTCGSHVVAVSLFFGAIAFMYLKPSNVSGDDDKVSTVFYTVVSPMLNPFIYSLRNKDVHIALRKTLRKNMLT; encoded by the exons ATGACCTCAGCAAATGACTCTTCAGTGAAGGAGTTTATCCTACTGGGCTTGACACAGCAGCCAGAGCTCcagctgcctctcttcttcctcttcttgggAATCTATGTGGTCTCCATGGTGGGGAACCTGGGCTTGATTGTTCTGATTGTTTTGAGCCCTCATctgcacacccccatgtactACTTTCTCTTCAACCTTTCCTTCACAGATCTCTGCTACTCCTCTGTCATAACTCCCAAAATGTTGGTGAGTTTTGTGAAGCAGAATACCATCTCCCATGCTGAGTGCATGACTcagatctttttcttctgtttcttttctattgacGAATGCTACATTTTGACAGCGATGGCTTATGACAGATATGTTGCCATTTGTAAGCCCCTTCTTTACCATGTCAACATGTCTCATGATATTTGCCACTTGATGATGGTAGGTGCTTATGTGATGGGGATTGTGGGAGCCATAGCCAATACTGGTAGTGTACTAAGTCTGACCTTTTGTGATGGCAACATCATCAATCACTACATGTGTGACATACCTCCTCTCAGGAAGCTCTCTTGCACAAATACCTACATCAATGAACTGGTTATTTTCATTGTTGTAGGTGTCAATGTAACAGTGCCCAGTCTGACTATCTTTATTTCTTACACCTTGATTCTTTCCAACATCCTTGGCATCCGTTCTGCAGAGGGTAG GTCAAAAGCCTTCAGCACCTGTGGCTCCCATGTTgtagctgtttctcttttctttggagcTATAGCCTTCATGTATCTTAAACCTTCTAATGTGTCTGGTGATGATGATAAAGTATCTACCGTTTTTTACACTGTTGTGAGTCCAATGCTAAACCCTTTCATCTACAGTTTAAGGAATAAGGATGTCCACATTGCACTGAGAAAAACTTTGAGGAAAAACATGCTAACCTAA